One Cynocephalus volans isolate mCynVol1 chromosome 5, mCynVol1.pri, whole genome shotgun sequence DNA window includes the following coding sequences:
- the DEFB114 gene encoding beta-defensin 114, whose amino-acid sequence MKIFCYLLHFLCYVIFILPATCTLVDADRCIKRKGRCRRDCRMDEKQIDICFSPSKICCGERIDEDDHMGIV is encoded by the exons ATGAAGATCTTTTGCTATCTCCTCCATTTTTTGTGTTATGTGATCTTCATTCTACCAG CCACATGTACCTTGGTGGATGCGGATCGTTGCATAAAACGTAAAGGTCGCTGTAGGAGAGACTGTCGTATGGATGAAAAGCAAATTGATATATGTTTCTCACCAAGTAAGATTTGCTGCGGCGAGAGGATTGATGAAGACGATCATAtgggaatagtttga